Sequence from the Pedobacter sp. D749 genome:
TGTTTTAAAAAGAAGAGGAATGGCAGAAAGCTTGTAGCCATAATGGTTGCAATTTGTGATTATTTTTTTTGTCAGGCTTTCGTTAATGCTGCGCAGTTTTATCTAAGTTTGTTCAATATTAAATTATTTAGGATAGAAAATGTCGGTAAGGGGTAACCAGTTTAAAACCAATACATTCAGAGATAAAGGTGCAGAAAGTGCACCCGGCAAATCATCATCAGGCAGGAAACTGAAAGAAAAAATAGATTTTTTGCCAAACTTCGATCTGGCAGATGGCCGTGCAGTTAAAATTGTAGGACTGTTTTTTGTAATATTGTCATTATATTTTCTAATCGCTTTTACTTCGTATCTGTTTACCTGGCAAGATGATCAGAGTTATGTAATTGATGCCAATGGCGGTTGGAGTAACCTTTTTAAAACCACAGAGGAATTAAAGGAAGCTGGTGTTTCCATACCTGTAGTTCAGAATTGGCTGGGTAAGTTTGGTGCTTTATTATCGCACCAGTTTATTTACGAATGGTTCGGTATTGCCTCTTTCCTGTTCGTTTTGGCCTTTTTCATTATCGGTTACCGTTTATTATTTAAGGTTAAAATCCTTTCCATCTCTAAAACATTAGGTTACAGCTTTTTCTTCTTATTGTTTATTTCCTTAACCTTAGGTTTTGCACATAGTTTCTGGTCAGAATCGCCACATTATTTAGAAGGTGAGTTTGGCTATTGGAGCAATAAATTATTAGGTGCCCAAATTGGCGCTGCCGGTGTTGCCGGGTTAATCGCTTTTGCCGGGTTAACCATTTTAATCATCGCCTATAACATCGATTTTAAATTCCCGGAGCGTAAAGCGAAAGAAGTTTACCTCGATAACGATACGCCAGATTATGTAAACGACATTAGAACGCAAGCTGTAAAAAACAAAACTTTCGAAGAACCTTCAGCACCTATTGAATTTCCGGTACGCGATAAAGTACCAGGTAACGAACGTAAACAACAAAACGTGGTGTTACAGCCAAGCCGTTTCGAGGAAAAAGAAGAGGAAGAAACGATAGCACCTGTGGTATTATCGCCATTGGCTGCTAATTTGCCATTGGCTACTGCCGCAGCTTCATCAATGCCTTTAGTGGTAGAGCCACCAATTGAAGTGGAAAAGGAACCCGCTTTTACAATAGAAAAAACTGAGGAAGACAAAAAATCGGATGACCTGGTTGAGCAGTTTGGTAATTATGATGAAAAACTGGATTTATCTGGTTATAAATATCCAACAATTGATTTGCTTGAAAATTATGGTACCAATAAAATTTCGGTAAATGCTGAAGAACTGGAAGCCAACAAAAATAAAATTGTAGAAACGCTTAATCACTACAATATCGAAATTGATAAGATTAAGGCAACCATTGGCCCAACGGTTACGCTTTACGAAATTATTCCGGCGCCAGGGGTGAGGATTTCGAAAATTAAAAATCTGGAGGATGATATTGCGCTTTCGTTGGCTGCCCTGGGGATCCGTATTATAGCGCCAATGCCTGGTAAAGGCACCATCGGTATCGAGGTGCCGAATCAACACCCGGAAATGGTGCCGATGCGCAGTATTTTAAATACTGAAAAATGGAGCCAAACCACTATGGATTTGCCTATTGCCTTAGGTAAAACCATTAGCAATGAGGTGTATATTGCCGACCTGGCTAAAATGCCTCACTTGTTGGTAGCAGGGGCAACCGGTCAGGGTAAATCGGTGGGTATTAACGCCATCCTGGTTTCGCTGCTCTTTAAAAAACACCCTGCGCAACTTAAATTCGTACTGGTCGATCCTAAAAAAGTAGAGTTAACCTTATTCAATAGAATCGAAAGACACTTTTTGGCAAAACTACCTGGAGAGGCCGATGCGATTATTACCGATACCAAAAAAGTAGTGAATACGTTAAACTCACTTTGTATCGAAATGGATCAGCGTTACGATTTATTGAAAGATGCACAGGTTAGGAATTTAAAAGAATACAACGATAAGTTTGTTAAACGCAAGCTTAATCCAAATAACGGTCACCGCTTTTTGCCTTTCATTGTTTTGGTAGTAGATGAGTTTGCCGATTTAATGATGACGGCAGGTAAAGAGGTGGAAGCACCAATTGCGCGTTTAGCACAATTGGCAAGGGCAATCGGAATCCATTTGGTTCTGGCTACTCAGCGTCCATCGGTAAACA
This genomic interval carries:
- a CDS encoding DNA translocase FtsK gives rise to the protein MSVRGNQFKTNTFRDKGAESAPGKSSSGRKLKEKIDFLPNFDLADGRAVKIVGLFFVILSLYFLIAFTSYLFTWQDDQSYVIDANGGWSNLFKTTEELKEAGVSIPVVQNWLGKFGALLSHQFIYEWFGIASFLFVLAFFIIGYRLLFKVKILSISKTLGYSFFFLLFISLTLGFAHSFWSESPHYLEGEFGYWSNKLLGAQIGAAGVAGLIAFAGLTILIIAYNIDFKFPERKAKEVYLDNDTPDYVNDIRTQAVKNKTFEEPSAPIEFPVRDKVPGNERKQQNVVLQPSRFEEKEEEETIAPVVLSPLAANLPLATAAASSMPLVVEPPIEVEKEPAFTIEKTEEDKKSDDLVEQFGNYDEKLDLSGYKYPTIDLLENYGTNKISVNAEELEANKNKIVETLNHYNIEIDKIKATIGPTVTLYEIIPAPGVRISKIKNLEDDIALSLAALGIRIIAPMPGKGTIGIEVPNQHPEMVPMRSILNTEKWSQTTMDLPIALGKTISNEVYIADLAKMPHLLVAGATGQGKSVGINAILVSLLFKKHPAQLKFVLVDPKKVELTLFNRIERHFLAKLPGEADAIITDTKKVVNTLNSLCIEMDQRYDLLKDAQVRNLKEYNDKFVKRKLNPNNGHRFLPFIVLVVDEFADLMMTAGKEVEAPIARLAQLARAIGIHLVLATQRPSVNIITGTIKANFPARLAFRVLSKIDSRTILDSGGADQLIGRGDMLLSTGSDLIRLQCAFVDTPEVDRISEYIGNQRGYADAYQLPEYIDEAGEGSKADFDPNERDKFFEDAARLIVMHQQGSTSLIQRKLKLGYNRAGRIIDQLEAAGIVGPFEGSKAREVLYPDEYSLEQFLNGMDNKD